In Microbacterium sp. zg-Y818, the genomic window CCCAGTAGCCGTCGAACCGCTGCAGGGTGACGCTGTCGCCCTGACGCCACGACGAGAGGGTGAAGGGTCCGGTGCCGTTGGCGGCGGTCTTGCGGTCTGTGGCATCCCCTTCCTTGAGCACCAGGCCCGCGCGACCGGTGAGGTTCCACAGGAAGCTCGAATCAGGCTGGCTCAGGGTGATGGTGATCGTCTGGCCGTCGGCGGTGACCGAGGTCATGCCGGCGAGCCGCTCGGCATCGCGGTAGCTGGGGGTGTCCCGCACCTGGGTGAGCGACCACACCACGTCCTGCGGGGTGAGCGGCTGGCCGTCGTGGAAGACCACCCCCTCGCGCAGGGTGAAGGTGTAGGTGAGCCCGTCTTCTGACACCTCATAGTCGCTGGCCAGGGAGGGGACGATGTCCTGCTCGGGGGTGCGCGACACCAGGCCCTGGTAGACGTTGTCGATGAGCAGCTGGTCGAGCGCGGCGCCGGCTGTCTCACGGATGTCGAGGTTGCCGGGCTCGGCGACCATGCGCACCGTGACGGAGGCGTTCGGGTCGGCGACGGCGCTGGTCGACGGGGCGGGCGTCTGCTCTGCGGTGCAGGCCGTGAGGGCCAGAGCGCCGGCCATGAGCACGGCGGCGGCCAGGGGGGTACGGCGGAGCATGGAGGGAATCCTTTCGCAAGGGCGGGGGCGTCGGCGCTGTCCGTGGCCTCCGCGTACTCTTGTGCGCCTAACAGCCTATGGTCCGCCCGACGCAGGTCGCGCATCGGGGCCGCCCATTGTGAGCCCGGGATCAGGATTTTTTCGGCCTCCGCCGAGGCAGAAGGGCGATCATGCCGCTCCGGGCGCAGATTCCGGGCCGGGCTAGGGTCAGATCATGAGCGATGAAGCGCGCGTGCACCTGTCCCGCTCCGCACCTGCGGCCTACCGCGCCCTCGACGCGGTGGCCAAGACCGTCGGCGCGCTCGCCGATGAAGCCGGCGTCGAGCCCCGCCTGCGCGAGCTCGTGCAGATCCACGCGTCGCAGCTGAACGGATGCGCGTTCTGCGTGCGGGTGCACGTCGACCGGGCGACGGCCGCCGGACTCACCGCGGACGTGATCGCGCAGGTCGCGGTGTGGCGGGACTCGGGCGTCTTCAGCGAGCGTGAGCGCGCGGCGCTGGAACTGACCGAGGCCCACGTGCGCATCGACCTGGGCGGAGTTCCCGACGATGTGTACGACCGGGTGGGCGCCATCCTGTCGGAGAAGGAGTACGTGGCGATCAGCTGGATCCTGGTGTCGATCAACGCGTTCAACCGCGTCGCCATCGCCGGTCGCTACCCCGTGCCCGCACGCGACGGAGAGCAGGCATGACGGATGCCACCTGGGCCGTCTCCGGCGCGCTCAATTTCCGTGATGTGGGGGGCCTGCCGGCGCAGGGCGGAGTGACGCGCTCGGGCGTGCTGTTCCGCTCGGGTAACCTCGCGCGCCTGGACGATGTCGGCAGGCGCACGTTGCGGGAGCTGGGGTTGCGGCGGGTGATCGACCTGCGCGCGGACGACGAGGTGGCCCTCGAGCCGTCGCTGGTCGATGGGCTGGGGCTCGAGACGATGCGCGTTCCCCTCCTCCTCGGCTCGGCCGCGTCGTTCTTGGAGAAGGACATCGATCTCGACGGCTTCTACCGCGCGATGCTCGATGAGGCCGCCGACCGCGTCGTCGAGGTGGTGCGGGGAGTGCTGGCCGATCAGCCGGTGCTCGTTCACTGCACCGTCGGCAAGGACCGCACCGGAGTCACCGTGGGACTCACGCTGGCCGCGGCGGGCGTCGACGAGGATGCCGTGGTGGCGGACTATGCGCGCACCGAGGCGCTGCTGCCCGCACAGCGCAACGCCCGCGTGCTGCGGTATCTGCGCTCGCAGCATCCTGAGGCGCGCTTTCTCGAGGAACTCGCGACCAAGTCGCCCGCCGCCGCGATGCGCACCCTCCTCGACGATCTGCGGGGCCGCTACGGCGCTCCCGTGGAGTTCCTGCGCGCGCACGGCCTAGGGGACGACGAGATCCGCGAGCTGACCGCGCTGCTCGTGCGGCATAGCTGACCCTTACTCAGGTTAGGCAACCCTATGTCGGTGTATCGTGGCAGTGTCATGACCTCCCTCGACCACAACGCCACCGCCTGCCGGGCCTCCAAGCACACACGCGTGCAGCACCTCGTCACCGCCGACGAGCACTCGCTCACCGATCTCGAGGCGCTTCTCGCCACGCTGCCGCTGTGCTCGACCGGACGCGTCTTCATCGAGGTCCCCGACGACACCTGGTGTGCCGACATCGCGGTGCCCCCGCGCATGACGCTGACCTGGCTCGACCGTTCCCGCCGCTCCGGTGCACCGGGGACCGGCCGGTCCTGCGCGCCGGGCGAGGCGCTCGCGCGGGCGGTCGCGGCGTGGGCCGACGAGATGCTGTGCGGACAGGAGGGCGGCACCCGCGTGTTCCTGCTGGGCGGCTACCTCGGCACCGCCGACATCGTCGACCACCTCACCGGTCGCATCGGCATGCCGGCCGATGACATCCGCACGCCGGAGCGCTTCGGCCTCGCGACCGCGCGCTGAGCGGCGCACTCACGAGCCGCGCGGCACGTACCTGCCGTCTTCGAGTCCCGCCTCGATCTCGAAGCGGTTCGTCAGCGGGTTGCGTCTCGCCAGCAGGTAGAGCAGGGGCATGAGCGCGCCATAGCGCTGCCACTGCCGCTTGTGCACCGCCTCGTGCCGCAGCAGGCCGGTGGTGACGCGGCCGCTGCCGGTCAGGAAGCACCCGCCCACGCAGACGCCGCCGCGGCCGAACGTCCAGCCCGGCATGCCCCGGAACACCCACAGACCCTGCCGCTTCTCGACGCGGCCGGTGGACCACAGCGTGCCCCACACCAGGCCGACGGCGGTGCCCCAGAGGTAGCCCAGGCGGCTCACCGGCGAATCCAGCAGCACGCTCGGGATCCAGCGGTCCCACCGCCGGCCGCGGGCCAATGCCTCGTGCGCTGCTTCTCGCCAGCCTGCCGGCGGGGTGCGGGTCGGGCTCACGCGAGCGCGCCGATCACGCGCAGGATCGCTCCCATGTCGTCGACCGCGGCTCGCGGCGAGACGGGTGAGAACCCCGCCAGCGACGCGCCGGCGAGCGGTACGCGCCGTCGCAGTTCGGCGAGGGCGGCGACCAGCTGCGGCACCTCGATGCCGAAGGGGACGGCGCTGCCGACACCGGTGATCGCCGCCGGGTCCAGCACGTCGAGATCGACGTGCACGTACACGGCGTCGGCCCCGGTCGCAGCGACGGCGTGGGCGAGCGCGGCGGAGTCGGTGAACGCCTCAGGCGAGAGATGGGTGATCGCGGAGGTCTGCAGGTACGCCGTCTCTGCGGCATCCAGCTCCCGGGCTCCGGCCAGCACGACGCGCTCGGGCGGGATGGTGCCCGCGGGCAGGGCGAGTTCCCCGTCGCCGACGACGGCACGCAGGGCCATGCCGGCGTAGGCGCCCGAGAGCGAGGATTGCGGGTCGTTCAGGTCTCCGTGGGCATCGAGCCAGACCACCGCGAGGTGGGGATGCCGGGCCGCGGCGTGCCGGATGGCGGGGACGGCGACCGCGCAGTCGCCGCCGACGACGACGAACGGCTCGTGGACCGGGGCGAGCGCTTCGGCGACCAGCGTCTGGACGCGCTCCAGCGCGCTCAGCCGGTGTACGCCGGTGTCGAGCGACTCGCCGGCTTCGAGGGGCACATCCACACGGGTGCAGGCGGCGCGGGGGAGATCGCCCTCGATCGCCTCCGCACCGTCGACGAGCAGCATGGCGCGCGCAGACGGCGAGCCCTGCCATTGCGGAACGACGATGAACCGGGTCATGTGCCCATCTTCCCCTGAAGCGGCGTGCCGAAACGACCGGCCGCGCCGTGTAAACCCCTGGCTGTGACGACAGCGGGCGCCGCTCCGTGAGGAGACGGCGCCCGTGGTCGTTCGGGATCAGGCTCCGGCGTCGATCGCCTTCGCCGGGGCGCCGGACTTCAGCGCGGCCAGGCGCGCCTCGACCTCGGTGAGCTCGCCCACGTCCTCGAGTTGGTTGAACTGGGCGTCGATGCTCGATGCCGCGAGCTCCTGCTTGCCGGCGGCCAGGGCCTCCTGGCGGCGCACCTTGTCTTCGAAGCGACCGAGCTCGCTGGTGGGGTCGAGCACGTCGATCGACCGCACCGCGTCGTGCACCTTGGTCTGGGCCTCGGCGGTCTTCGCCCGGGCCAGCAGCTCGGAGCGCTTCGACTTCAGCTGCTCCAGCTTGCCCTTCATGCCGTTGAGGCCGTCCTTGAGCTTCTCGACGACCTCGCTCTGGGTGGCGATGGTCGGCGCGATCGCCCGTGCCTCGTTCTCTTCGCTGATCTGGCGCTGCAGGGCGATCTTGGCGAGGTTGTCGAACTTGTCGGCGTCGGCGAGGTTGCCGGCCGTGCGCAGCTGGTCGGCCTTGCGGCTGGCGGCGAGGGCCTTGTTGCCCCACTCGGCGGCCGCCTGCACGTCCTCCTGGTGGTCGCGCTCCAGCAGGCGCAGGTTGCCGATCGTCTCGGCGATGGCCGACTCGGCGTCGGCGATGGAGTTGCTGTAGTCGCGGACGAGCTGGTCGAGCATCTTCTGCGGGTCCTCGGCGGAATCGAGGAGCGCGTTGATGTTCGCCTTCATAAGGGTCGAGATGCGACCGAAGATGGACTGCTTTGCCATGGGTGTTGCCTTCCTATCACGTTGACGTGGAGTGGTCTGGGATGCCGCGGTGCGGCGGGCCCGGAGGATCAGAAGCGCCCCCCTCCGCGGCGGCCGCGGGTGCCCCCGCCGCCGAAACTGCCGGGGCGGAACGAGCCGC contains:
- a CDS encoding carboxymuconolactone decarboxylase family protein, translating into MSDEARVHLSRSAPAAYRALDAVAKTVGALADEAGVEPRLRELVQIHASQLNGCAFCVRVHVDRATAAGLTADVIAQVAVWRDSGVFSERERAALELTEAHVRIDLGGVPDDVYDRVGAILSEKEYVAISWILVSINAFNRVAIAGRYPVPARDGEQA
- a CDS encoding tyrosine-protein phosphatase, whose translation is MTDATWAVSGALNFRDVGGLPAQGGVTRSGVLFRSGNLARLDDVGRRTLRELGLRRVIDLRADDEVALEPSLVDGLGLETMRVPLLLGSAASFLEKDIDLDGFYRAMLDEAADRVVEVVRGVLADQPVLVHCTVGKDRTGVTVGLTLAAAGVDEDAVVADYARTEALLPAQRNARVLRYLRSQHPEARFLEELATKSPAAAMRTLLDDLRGRYGAPVEFLRAHGLGDDEIRELTALLVRHS
- a CDS encoding siderophore-interacting protein; protein product: MTSLDHNATACRASKHTRVQHLVTADEHSLTDLEALLATLPLCSTGRVFIEVPDDTWCADIAVPPRMTLTWLDRSRRSGAPGTGRSCAPGEALARAVAAWADEMLCGQEGGTRVFLLGGYLGTADIVDHLTGRIGMPADDIRTPERFGLATAR
- a CDS encoding Fe-S oxidoreductase, whose translation is MSPTRTPPAGWREAAHEALARGRRWDRWIPSVLLDSPVSRLGYLWGTAVGLVWGTLWSTGRVEKRQGLWVFRGMPGWTFGRGGVCVGGCFLTGSGRVTTGLLRHEAVHKRQWQRYGALMPLLYLLARRNPLTNRFEIEAGLEDGRYVPRGS
- a CDS encoding arginase family protein, with product MTRFIVVPQWQGSPSARAMLLVDGAEAIEGDLPRAACTRVDVPLEAGESLDTGVHRLSALERVQTLVAEALAPVHEPFVVVGGDCAVAVPAIRHAAARHPHLAVVWLDAHGDLNDPQSSLSGAYAGMALRAVVGDGELALPAGTIPPERVVLAGARELDAAETAYLQTSAITHLSPEAFTDSAALAHAVAATGADAVYVHVDLDVLDPAAITGVGSAVPFGIEVPQLVAALAELRRRVPLAGASLAGFSPVSPRAAVDDMGAILRVIGALA
- a CDS encoding PspA/IM30 family protein, whose product is MAKQSIFGRISTLMKANINALLDSAEDPQKMLDQLVRDYSNSIADAESAIAETIGNLRLLERDHQEDVQAAAEWGNKALAASRKADQLRTAGNLADADKFDNLAKIALQRQISEENEARAIAPTIATQSEVVEKLKDGLNGMKGKLEQLKSKRSELLARAKTAEAQTKVHDAVRSIDVLDPTSELGRFEDKVRRQEALAAGKQELAASSIDAQFNQLEDVGELTEVEARLAALKSGAPAKAIDAGA